A stretch of Bubalus bubalis isolate 160015118507 breed Murrah chromosome 19, NDDB_SH_1, whole genome shotgun sequence DNA encodes these proteins:
- the CAPSL gene encoding calcyphosin-like protein isoform X4, whose amino-acid sequence MAGTARHDREMAIQAKKKLTVATDPIERLRLQCLARGSAGIKGLGRAFRIMDDNNNRTLDFKEFVKGLNDYAVVMEKEEAEELFQRFDKDGNGTIDFNEFLLTLRPPMSRARKEVIMQAFRKLDKTGDGVITIEDLREVYNAKHHPKYQNGEWTEEQVFRKFLDNFDSPYDKDGVFQSHLPGQMVFCSYRKTRPASHFPFRF is encoded by the exons ATGGCAGGGACCGCACGCCACGACCGAGAGATGGCCATCCAGGCCAAGAAGAAGCTCACCGTGGCCACTGACCCCATCGAGAGGCTTCGCCTGCAGTGCCTGGCCAGGGGCTCAGCGGGCATCAAAGGGCTTGGCAG AGCGTTTCGAATTATGGATGACAATAACAACCGTACCCTTGATTTCAAAGAATTTGTGAAAGGCTTAAATGATTATGCTGTGGTCATGGAaaaggaggaggcagaagagCTTTTCCAGAGGTTCGATAAAGATGGAAACGGAACAATAGACTTCAATGAGTTTCTTCTCACATTAAGA CCTCCAATGTCCAGAGCCAGAAAAGAGGTGATTATGCAAGCTTTTAGAAAGCTAGACAAGACTGGAGATGGTGTGATAACAATTGAAGACCTTCGAGAGGTGTACAATGCAAAACACCATCCAAAGTACCAGAATGGTGAATGGACGGAGGAGCAAGTGTTCCGGAAATTTCTGGATAACTTTGACTCACCCTATGACAAAGATGGAGTG TTTCAGTCTCACTTACCTGGACAGATGGTCTTCTGCTCTTATAGGAAGACGAGACCTGCATCTCACTTTCCATTTAG GTTCTAG
- the CAPSL gene encoding calcyphosin-like protein isoform X2 — translation MAGTARHDREMAIQAKKKLTVATDPIERLRLQCLARGSAGIKGLGRAFRIMDDNNNRTLDFKEFVKGLNDYAVVMEKEEAEELFQRFDKDGNGTIDFNEFLLTLRPPMSRARKEVIMQAFRKLDKTGDGVITIEDLREVYNAKHHPKYQNGEWTEEQVFRKFLDNFDSPYDKDGVVTPEEFMNYYAGVSASIDTDVYFIVMMRTAWKL, via the exons ATGGCAGGGACCGCACGCCACGACCGAGAGATGGCCATCCAGGCCAAGAAGAAGCTCACCGTGGCCACTGACCCCATCGAGAGGCTTCGCCTGCAGTGCCTGGCCAGGGGCTCAGCGGGCATCAAAGGGCTTGGCAG AGCGTTTCGAATTATGGATGACAATAACAACCGTACCCTTGATTTCAAAGAATTTGTGAAAGGCTTAAATGATTATGCTGTGGTCATGGAaaaggaggaggcagaagagCTTTTCCAGAGGTTCGATAAAGATGGAAACGGAACAATAGACTTCAATGAGTTTCTTCTCACATTAAGA CCTCCAATGTCCAGAGCCAGAAAAGAGGTGATTATGCAAGCTTTTAGAAAGCTAGACAAGACTGGAGATGGTGTGATAACAATTGAAGACCTTCGAGAGGTGTACAATGCAAAACACCATCCAAAGTACCAGAATGGTGAATGGACGGAGGAGCAAGTGTTCCGGAAATTTCTGGATAACTTTGACTCACCCTATGACAAAGATGGAGTG GTGACCCCTGAGGAGTTCATGAACTACTATGCTGGGGTGAGCGCGTCCATTGACACTGATGTGTATTTCATCGTCATGATGCGAACCGCCTGGAAGCTCTGA
- the CAPSL gene encoding calcyphosin-like protein isoform X3, translating to MAGTARHDREMAIQAKKKLTVATDPIERLRLQCLARGSAGIKGLGRAFRIMDDNNNRTLDFKEFVKGLNDYAVVMEKEEAEELFQRFDKDGNGTIDFNEFLLTLRPPMSRARKEVIMQAFRKLDKTGDGVITIEDLREVYNAKHHPKYQNGEWTEEQVFRKFLDNFDSPYDKDGVVSKEDFLNYYAGVSASIDTDAYFILMMRESWRL from the exons ATGGCAGGGACCGCACGCCACGACCGAGAGATGGCCATCCAGGCCAAGAAGAAGCTCACCGTGGCCACTGACCCCATCGAGAGGCTTCGCCTGCAGTGCCTGGCCAGGGGCTCAGCGGGCATCAAAGGGCTTGGCAG AGCGTTTCGAATTATGGATGACAATAACAACCGTACCCTTGATTTCAAAGAATTTGTGAAAGGCTTAAATGATTATGCTGTGGTCATGGAaaaggaggaggcagaagagCTTTTCCAGAGGTTCGATAAAGATGGAAACGGAACAATAGACTTCAATGAGTTTCTTCTCACATTAAGA CCTCCAATGTCCAGAGCCAGAAAAGAGGTGATTATGCAAGCTTTTAGAAAGCTAGACAAGACTGGAGATGGTGTGATAACAATTGAAGACCTTCGAGAGGTGTACAATGCAAAACACCATCCAAAGTACCAGAATGGTGAATGGACGGAGGAGCAAGTGTTCCGGAAATTTCTGGATAACTTTGACTCACCCTATGACAAAGATGGAGTG GTTTCGAAAGAAGACTTTTTGAACTATTATGCTGGTGTTAGTGCTTCTATTGACACCGATGcctatttcattttaatgatgaGAGAATCCTGGAGATTATGA
- the CAPSL gene encoding calcyphosin-like protein isoform X1: MAGTARHDREMAIQAKKKLTVATDPIERLRLQCLARGSAGIKGLGRAFRIMDDNNNRTLDFKEFVKGLNDYAVVMEKEEAEELFQRFDKDGNGTIDFNEFLLTLRPPMSRARKEVIMQAFRKLDKTGDGVITIEDLREVYNAKHHPKYQNGEWTEEQVFRKFLDNFDSPYDKDGVHKMQVGQSTHDSCVRRVCMLLGSVSSQQRFRAMDIKALGDP; encoded by the exons ATGGCAGGGACCGCACGCCACGACCGAGAGATGGCCATCCAGGCCAAGAAGAAGCTCACCGTGGCCACTGACCCCATCGAGAGGCTTCGCCTGCAGTGCCTGGCCAGGGGCTCAGCGGGCATCAAAGGGCTTGGCAG AGCGTTTCGAATTATGGATGACAATAACAACCGTACCCTTGATTTCAAAGAATTTGTGAAAGGCTTAAATGATTATGCTGTGGTCATGGAaaaggaggaggcagaagagCTTTTCCAGAGGTTCGATAAAGATGGAAACGGAACAATAGACTTCAATGAGTTTCTTCTCACATTAAGA CCTCCAATGTCCAGAGCCAGAAAAGAGGTGATTATGCAAGCTTTTAGAAAGCTAGACAAGACTGGAGATGGTGTGATAACAATTGAAGACCTTCGAGAGGTGTACAATGCAAAACACCATCCAAAGTACCAGAATGGTGAATGGACGGAGGAGCAAGTGTTCCGGAAATTTCTGGATAACTTTGACTCACCCTATGACAAAGATGGAGTG CACAAAATGCAAGTGGGTCAGTCAACTCACGATTCTTGTGTCAGGCGAGtgtgtatgctcctcggttctgtctcgtcacaacaaagatttagagcgatggacattaaagccctcg GTGACCCCTGA
- the CAPSL gene encoding calcyphosin-like protein isoform X6, which yields MAGTARHDREMAIQAKKKLTVATDPIERLRLQCLARGSAGIKGLGRAFRIMDDNNNRTLDFKEFVKGLNDYAVVMEKEEAEELFQRFDKDGNGTIDFNEFLLTLRPPMSRARKEVIMQAFRKLDKTGDGVITIEDLREVYNAKHHPKYQNGEWTEEQVFRKFLDNFDSPYDKDGVVLEMCLN from the exons ATGGCAGGGACCGCACGCCACGACCGAGAGATGGCCATCCAGGCCAAGAAGAAGCTCACCGTGGCCACTGACCCCATCGAGAGGCTTCGCCTGCAGTGCCTGGCCAGGGGCTCAGCGGGCATCAAAGGGCTTGGCAG AGCGTTTCGAATTATGGATGACAATAACAACCGTACCCTTGATTTCAAAGAATTTGTGAAAGGCTTAAATGATTATGCTGTGGTCATGGAaaaggaggaggcagaagagCTTTTCCAGAGGTTCGATAAAGATGGAAACGGAACAATAGACTTCAATGAGTTTCTTCTCACATTAAGA CCTCCAATGTCCAGAGCCAGAAAAGAGGTGATTATGCAAGCTTTTAGAAAGCTAGACAAGACTGGAGATGGTGTGATAACAATTGAAGACCTTCGAGAGGTGTACAATGCAAAACACCATCCAAAGTACCAGAATGGTGAATGGACGGAGGAGCAAGTGTTCCGGAAATTTCTGGATAACTTTGACTCACCCTATGACAAAGATGGAGTG GTTCTAGAGATGTGCCTCAACTGA
- the CAPSL gene encoding calcyphosin-like protein isoform X5, protein MAGTARHDREMAIQAKKKLTVATDPIERLRLQCLARGSAGIKGLGRAFRIMDDNNNRTLDFKEFVKGLNDYAVVMEKEEAEELFQRFDKDGNGTIDFNEFLLTLRPPMSRARKEVIMQAFRKLDKTGDGVITIEDLREVYNAKHHPKYQNGEWTEEQVFRKFLDNFDSPYDKDGVIYSSVVSLRTLLD, encoded by the exons ATGGCAGGGACCGCACGCCACGACCGAGAGATGGCCATCCAGGCCAAGAAGAAGCTCACCGTGGCCACTGACCCCATCGAGAGGCTTCGCCTGCAGTGCCTGGCCAGGGGCTCAGCGGGCATCAAAGGGCTTGGCAG AGCGTTTCGAATTATGGATGACAATAACAACCGTACCCTTGATTTCAAAGAATTTGTGAAAGGCTTAAATGATTATGCTGTGGTCATGGAaaaggaggaggcagaagagCTTTTCCAGAGGTTCGATAAAGATGGAAACGGAACAATAGACTTCAATGAGTTTCTTCTCACATTAAGA CCTCCAATGTCCAGAGCCAGAAAAGAGGTGATTATGCAAGCTTTTAGAAAGCTAGACAAGACTGGAGATGGTGTGATAACAATTGAAGACCTTCGAGAGGTGTACAATGCAAAACACCATCCAAAGTACCAGAATGGTGAATGGACGGAGGAGCAAGTGTTCCGGAAATTTCTGGATAACTTTGACTCACCCTATGACAAAGATGGAGTG atCTATTCCTCAGTGGTGTCACTAAGAACTCTACTTGACTGA